GCGGAGGGAACGCAGCAGCCTGCTGCCGGCGAGCCGAAGGATGGCGGAAGTCTGATCATAGGAGTTGCCTCCGATCCTGTAGTACTGAATCCGAACTATGCGGGTGACCGTGTCAGTCTGACGATTGACCAGGCGCTGTATGCACCGCTGTTCCAGGTGAACAACGGCAAGAAGACCTTCTACCTGGCAGACAGTCTGACACCGTCAAGCGATAATCTGACCTATACATTGAAGCTTAAGGATGGACTGACCTGGCATGATGGTGAGAAGCTGACGGCGGATGATGTTGTATTCACCATCGACAGCATTCTTGACGAGAAGCAGAACAGCTTCCTGCGGGCCAACTTCCTGATCGGCGACAAGGCGATTAAGGCTGTCAAGGTCGATGACCTGACTGTGGAGTTCAAGCTGCCACAGGTCAGCCCGGCTTTTGAAGCTACGCTGGTCCAGGTATTCCCGATTCCGAAGCACATTTACGAGAATGAGACCAATATTGAGAAGAGCACGAAGAACGCTTCTCCTGTCGGCTCCGGTCCCTTCAAGTTCAAGGAATACAAGGCGGGCGAATATCTGACGCTGGAACGCTTCGACAATTACTTCGGCGGCAAGCCGCATCTGGATTCGGTGACCTACCGGATTGCCAAGGATACCAATGCGGCGAATCTGGCTCTGCAGAACGGCGAGATTAATGTGCAGTATCTGGATCCTAAGGATGTTCCTACGATTCAAGCGACGAATAATTTCGAGATTCTGCCATACAGCGAAGGCCGCCTCGCCTATCTGATGTTCAATGCGAACAGCGACACCGGCGCCCTTGCCAAAAAAGAAGTCCGTCAAGCCCTATCCCTGGCGCTCAGCCGCGATGAGCTGATTCAGACGGCCTACACCTCTAATGAATATGCCGATCCGGCCAAGTCTTTCCTGACCCCGGATGCGCTGTATTTCACGAATGATGTCCCTAGCTTTGACAATGATGCCGCTAAGGCAAAAGAACTGCTGGCATCTGCCGGCGAGAGCAATCTCAAGCTCCGGTACATCGTACAGAGCGGTAACAAGGCGCAGGAAGCCATCTCGCTGTATGTACAGCAGAAGCTGAAGGCGATCGGCGTGGAGGTTGAACTGCAGAACATGGATTCCTCGGCGTGGGTGCAGAAGTTCATTGATCTGAAGGCCACCGACTACGAGCTGGCACTGACCGGCTATATCATGGGCTATGACCCGGATGCCTACCGTATCCTGTTTACTACGGGCAGCTCGTCTAACTACTCGCATTATTCCAACAGCGAGGTTGATAAGCTGATGAACGACGGTGCGGGCGAAGCCGACCCGGCCAAGCGTGCAGAGATCTACAAGAAAGCGCAGGAGCTGGTGGCTGAGGATGCACCGATCTATCCTATCGCTTATACTAAGACCGTGGTAGCCGTATCGAAGAACTACGGCGGTATTGATGAAGCGGTGCTGAAGCCGGTCGTCATCTTCGAAGACCTATCCAAGATTTACCAGAAATAATCTGCTTTACAAAATAAGCAAGGCAAACAAATAAGCTGGTCCCCCAGCTTATTTTTGCCTGTTAAGAGCTGGGAGAAGCTGCGTATGAGACAACTCATCGTCCGAAGGTTGCTGCAAACATTGCCGATGCTGTTTTTTGTATCGGTGGTCTGTTTTACTATGATTAAGCTGGCTCCGGGAGATCCGGTGCTGTCATTCGTGACGCCCAATATGCATGCCGATGACATTGAGCGCATCCGCCATAATCTGGGGCTGGATAAGCCGGCTTATATTCAATATTTCATCTGGGTCAAGGAGATGGTCCAGGGTAATTTCGGGTACTCGCTGGTCAATCACCAGCCTGTGCTGGATCAGATTCTGGACCGCCTGCCCGCAACTGCGGGTCTGATGGGCAGCGCCATTGCCCTGGCCGTCCTGCTGGCCATTCCGCTGGGCCTCGTGGCCGGTGCGAACCGCAACCGCTGGGTAGACAAGCTGATCAATTTTATCGCTTATATCGGCATCTCCATCCCTTTGTTCTGGCTGGCGATCCTGCTGATGTATCTGTTCGCGATCAAGCTGCATCTGCTTCCAAGCATGGGGATGCGCACCATTGGTGTGGAATCGCCGCTGGATGTGCTGAAGCACGGGATCTTGCCGTGTACGGTGCTGGCCTTCAGTTTCCTGGCCGGGTATGTGCGCTATATCCGCTCCAGCACGATCGGACAGCTCAAGGAGGAGTATGTGCAGATCCAGTACGCTTTTGGCTCGAAGAAATCCACCATTCTGTTCCGGCATGTGCTGAAGCATGTACTGCTGCCGGTGATCACTCTGATCGGTATGTCGATGGGAGATCTGGTGGCCGGGGCGATTGTTACGGAGACGGTATTCTCCTGGCCGGGGATCGGGTCCCTGGGGATGACGGCGGTGAAGGGGATGGACTATCCTGTTATTATGGGGATTACCCTGTTCTCTTCCTTAATGCTGATCTTCGGTAATCTGGTGGCCGATATTCTCTACAGCGTTGTCGATCCAAGAATTAAACTGAAGGGGTGACCTCATGAATCGCAGTAAATGGAAAAACTTGCAGTCCGAGCTGTTTACGAACGGTCTGGGTGTCGCTGCTCTTGTCATATTGACGGTATTTACACTGGGGGCGGTCTTTGCCTTCCTGTCCGGTCATGATCCGAATGCCATGGATGCCATGGCCCGCCTGACGAAGCCCGGCGCTGCGCATCTGTTCGGGACTGACGATTACGGCCGTGATTATCTGTCCAGAGCCTTATACGGAGGCCGGGTCTCGCTGCTGGTCGGATTTGCCTCCATGGTCGTAGCGACCTTTGTGGGCGTGCTGGTTGGGGTGATCAGCGGATATTTCGGCGGCTGGCTCGATAATCTGCTGATGCGGATGCTGGATATTATTATGTCGATCCCGTCCTTCCTGATCCTGCTGCTGCTCAGTGTCTATCTGAAGCCGAGCATCGGCAACCTGATTATTATCATCGCCCTGCTGATGTGGATGAATGTGGCCCGTGTCGTCCGTGCGGAGACCCTGACGATTAAGGAGCGGGAATACGTGCTGTACGCCAGAGCCTCCGGGCAAAGTGCCTTCGGCATGATCTGGCGGCATATCCTCCCGGGACTGGTCCCGGTCATTATCGTAGGGGCAACGAATAATATTGCATCAGCCATTATGATGGAATCATCGCTCAGCTTCCTCGGCTTCGGGGTGCAGCCGCCGAATGCCACGTGGGGCAGCATGCTGAACAGTGCGCAGGGGTATATTGCCCAGGCCCCTTATCTGGCGCTGTTCCCCGGGCTGATGATCCTGTTGACCGTTCTGAGCTTCAATGTGCTGGGAGATATTGTGCGGGTCGGCTTTGAACCAAAGCTGATCCGGAGATAGGAGAGTGGAACATCATGACAGAACGGCTGCTGACTGTTGAAGATCTGCAGGTATCCTTCGCTACCCGGGACGGGGAGAATCAGGCCGTCCGCGGGGTTAGCTTCCATATTGATGCCGGTGAGACGGTAGGCATTGTCGGAGAATCCGGCAGCGGCAAAAGCGTTACCGCTAAGTCTATCATGTCCCTGATTGCGCCGCCGGGCCGGATGACTGCCGGGAAGCTGGAGTTTCGCGGCACAAGCCTGAAGGGGCTGACGGAGAAGCAGTGGCGCTCTTTACGCGGCAACCGGATCGCGATGGTCTTTCAGGACCCGATGACCTCGCTGAATCCGGTCAAGCGCATCGGCCAGCAATTAACGGAGGTTATCCGCAGACACCGCGGACTGGATAAGGCGAAGGCATACACCAAAGCGGCGGAGCTGCTCCGCCAGGTCGGCATCCGCGACCCGGAGCAGCGCCTGAAGCAATATCCGCATGAATTCAGCGGAGGGATGCGCCAGCGGGTGATGATTGCGATGGCGCTCTCCTGCCAGCCGGAGCTGCTGATTGCCGATGAACCGACCACGGCGCTGGATGCGACCATCCAGGCACAGATTCTGGATCTGTTCAAGGAGCTGAAGCAGCGGGAGGATACAGCGGTCGCGCTGATCACTCACGACCTCGGCGTCGTAGCCCAGGTCTGCACACGGGTCATCGTGATGTACGGCGGACTGGTGATGGAGGAGGGGACGGTGGAGGACATCTTCTACCGGCCCCGGCATCCGTATACCCAAGGTCTGCTTCGTTCGATTCCGAAGCGCGGCGGCGGCGCGCGGGAGCGGCTGATACCGATTGAAGGCTCGCCGCCGGATCTGCTTGATCCGCCGCTAGGCTGTCCGTTCATCGACCGCTGTCCGCACGCCTTCGCCCGCTGCAGTGAACGTCCGCCGGTGACCGAGCTTGCCCCGGGCCACCGCTCGATGTGCTGGCTGAATGAAGGTGCAGAAGAGAAGACAGCAGTTACAGCGGGGAGGGATTTCACTTGAGCGAGCGCAAGGTGCTGGTAGAGGTTAACAACTTGAAGAAGCATTTCTCCAAAGGCAAGGATTTGCGCGGCCGGGATACCTCTGTGCTGAAGGCGGTGGACGGGGTCAGCTTCCAGATCCGCCAGGGCGAGACCTTCGGTCTGGTCGGCGAATCCGGGAGCGGCAAGTCCACGGTCGGCCGCTGTCTGCTCCGGCTGTATGATTATACGGACGGTGAGGTGTTCTATGACGGGAAGCCGCTTGGCAGGCTGGGCGAGAAGGGGCTGAAGCCCTTCCGCCGGCGGATTCAGTCGATCTTTCAGGACCCGTACTCCTCGCTTAATCCCAGTCTGAATGTGCTGGAGCTGATCAGCGAGCCGATGAGAATCCACGGTCTCTACCGGGGGAGCGAAGAGCGCAAGGAGGCGGTGGCGGAGCTGCTGGAGAAGGTGGGCTTGAAGCGGGAGCATCTCTACCGCTTCCCCCACGAGTTCAGCGGCGGCCAGCGCCAGCGGATCTCCATCGCCAGAGCCTTGTCGGTACGGCCTGAATTCGTGGTCTGCGACGAGCCGATCTCGGCGCTGGATGTCTCTGTGCAGGCTCAGGTTGTCAATATGCTGGAGGATCTGCAGGCCGAATTCGGGCTGACCTACCTGTTCATCGCCCATGATCTGTCGATGGTCCGGCATATTTCGGACCGGATCGGCGTGATGTACGGCGGCCGGCTGGTGGAGGTGGCAGAGAGTGACGAGCTGTATGACAATCCGCTGCATCCGTATACGAAGGCGCTGCTGTCATCCATTCTGGAGACGGACCCGCAGAAGGCCAGCCAGAGGATACAATTGGAGACTTACCCGGCAGGGCGCGGGAGCGGGGAAGCCGCAGTGCTGCGGGAAGTGAGCCCTGGACATTATGTGGCCGGGGACTATGGCAATTGAATTACTTGAATAGGGAGGATACACCAATGACAGAAACGAAGAGCAAGGTCAAGTTATCGCAGTGGGATGCTCTGCTGCTGGAATCGCTGCGTTCGCAGGGCTGGTCCGACCAGGAGCTGCTGCACAGAGTAACCGGAGAGGATCTTCCGGTGGACGAGAGTAAATACGAGTTCGATTACGGGCAGCTGGCTGCCCTTGCGAACGAACAGCCGGAGCTGTTCCGCCGGGCTGTTCTGGACGGCTACCAGATCAAGTACAATACCATCCGCGGCATCCGCAGCTGGATCGATGTTGCGCTGAATATTGAAGCGAGGCTGGAGCTTGAAGAGGGGCATGAAGCGGTGGAAGCGGAATTAACGGAGGCCGAATATAGCCGGTTACAGGGCGTGCTGTCCTACGGCTGGCAGATCACCGGCGGATCAGCGGCTGACGGCAGTGCCCGAGTCTATACGATTGAACCGGTTCAGCGGTAGCATCCGGGGGAACGGGAAGCGGCGGCTGCAATCATCGCAGGCTGCCGCTCCCGCCGGATCAGTCCGCATCCGCCGGAGGCCTATTACATATTCAATTGAATTTTGCGGGTGCTGAGCACACCTTCCAGGCCGGTAGGGTCGGTGCTGACCTTGCGGGCCACGAAGGCTTCGGCCCGCTCGGAGGTGCGCAGGCGCAGCGGCTTGGTCTCCTGACCGGCCAGCTCCCACATGACGTCTGCAACAGATTCTGCCGTCTGCGGCTCCACATTGCGCTCCAGGAAGGCTGCACGGTAAGCATCCAGAACCGGCTTGTACTCATCTTCAAGTACACCGCCTGTGCTGGCGACATGTCCCATTACGGTTGAATTGAATTCGGTGGAAATCGCCCCCGGCTCCAGCAGGGTGATGTCGATATTGAACTGCGGCTTGTAATAGGTGGCCAGGCTCTCCAGCAGCCCCTCCACCGCGAATTTGCTGGCACAGTAGATCTCATTCATCGGCTGTCCGACCAGCCCGCCGACACTGGAGGTAGCGACAATATGGCCATAGCCGGTCTTCCGCAGCAGCGGCAGGGCGGCTCTGATTGTATGCATCACCCCGTACACATTGGTGTCGAACACCTTCTGAATGTCAGGGAACGGCGCTTGCCCAAGTGCTCTGAGATAACCGAATCCGGCATTGCAGAATAAGATATCCAGCCTGCCCTGCTCCTGTTCAATCCGGCCGATGACCTGCTGAATGCTCTCCGGCTCGGTAACCTCCAATTCAGCGAACTGCAGATTCTCCACCCCGCGGTATAATTCCTGGTCACGCTTCAGATGACGGGTTCCGGCGTAGACGGTCCACCCCTCGTGCGCGAACTTCAGTGCGGTGGCGAGGCCGATGCCCGAGGATGCTCCGGTGATGCAGATGACTTTTGACATGTAGATTCAGCCTCCATCTCATATTAATTTCCAGTGATTGTCCAATTTCGCCCACATTATAGCATATCTAAGTAGATATTGAGGCAAGATGACATAAAGTTTGTTTTTTCGCGTCACAGAGCGGCGGTGCAGTTGCTATAATTGTTTTTGGTACGGTACACTGTAAATAA
This region of Paenibacillus sp. FSL K6-1096 genomic DNA includes:
- a CDS encoding ABC transporter substrate-binding protein, which codes for MRKGISGVVILIVLTLMISACGNGNNAASPSATATTSAEGTQQPAAGEPKDGGSLIIGVASDPVVLNPNYAGDRVSLTIDQALYAPLFQVNNGKKTFYLADSLTPSSDNLTYTLKLKDGLTWHDGEKLTADDVVFTIDSILDEKQNSFLRANFLIGDKAIKAVKVDDLTVEFKLPQVSPAFEATLVQVFPIPKHIYENETNIEKSTKNASPVGSGPFKFKEYKAGEYLTLERFDNYFGGKPHLDSVTYRIAKDTNAANLALQNGEINVQYLDPKDVPTIQATNNFEILPYSEGRLAYLMFNANSDTGALAKKEVRQALSLALSRDELIQTAYTSNEYADPAKSFLTPDALYFTNDVPSFDNDAAKAKELLASAGESNLKLRYIVQSGNKAQEAISLYVQQKLKAIGVEVELQNMDSSAWVQKFIDLKATDYELALTGYIMGYDPDAYRILFTTGSSSNYSHYSNSEVDKLMNDGAGEADPAKRAEIYKKAQELVAEDAPIYPIAYTKTVVAVSKNYGGIDEAVLKPVVIFEDLSKIYQK
- a CDS encoding ABC transporter permease encodes the protein MRQLIVRRLLQTLPMLFFVSVVCFTMIKLAPGDPVLSFVTPNMHADDIERIRHNLGLDKPAYIQYFIWVKEMVQGNFGYSLVNHQPVLDQILDRLPATAGLMGSAIALAVLLAIPLGLVAGANRNRWVDKLINFIAYIGISIPLFWLAILLMYLFAIKLHLLPSMGMRTIGVESPLDVLKHGILPCTVLAFSFLAGYVRYIRSSTIGQLKEEYVQIQYAFGSKKSTILFRHVLKHVLLPVITLIGMSMGDLVAGAIVTETVFSWPGIGSLGMTAVKGMDYPVIMGITLFSSLMLIFGNLVADILYSVVDPRIKLKG
- a CDS encoding ABC transporter permease, translated to MNRSKWKNLQSELFTNGLGVAALVILTVFTLGAVFAFLSGHDPNAMDAMARLTKPGAAHLFGTDDYGRDYLSRALYGGRVSLLVGFASMVVATFVGVLVGVISGYFGGWLDNLLMRMLDIIMSIPSFLILLLLSVYLKPSIGNLIIIIALLMWMNVARVVRAETLTIKEREYVLYARASGQSAFGMIWRHILPGLVPVIIVGATNNIASAIMMESSLSFLGFGVQPPNATWGSMLNSAQGYIAQAPYLALFPGLMILLTVLSFNVLGDIVRVGFEPKLIRR
- a CDS encoding ABC transporter ATP-binding protein, yielding MTERLLTVEDLQVSFATRDGENQAVRGVSFHIDAGETVGIVGESGSGKSVTAKSIMSLIAPPGRMTAGKLEFRGTSLKGLTEKQWRSLRGNRIAMVFQDPMTSLNPVKRIGQQLTEVIRRHRGLDKAKAYTKAAELLRQVGIRDPEQRLKQYPHEFSGGMRQRVMIAMALSCQPELLIADEPTTALDATIQAQILDLFKELKQREDTAVALITHDLGVVAQVCTRVIVMYGGLVMEEGTVEDIFYRPRHPYTQGLLRSIPKRGGGARERLIPIEGSPPDLLDPPLGCPFIDRCPHAFARCSERPPVTELAPGHRSMCWLNEGAEEKTAVTAGRDFT
- a CDS encoding ATP-binding cassette domain-containing protein; this translates as MSERKVLVEVNNLKKHFSKGKDLRGRDTSVLKAVDGVSFQIRQGETFGLVGESGSGKSTVGRCLLRLYDYTDGEVFYDGKPLGRLGEKGLKPFRRRIQSIFQDPYSSLNPSLNVLELISEPMRIHGLYRGSEERKEAVAELLEKVGLKREHLYRFPHEFSGGQRQRISIARALSVRPEFVVCDEPISALDVSVQAQVVNMLEDLQAEFGLTYLFIAHDLSMVRHISDRIGVMYGGRLVEVAESDELYDNPLHPYTKALLSSILETDPQKASQRIQLETYPAGRGSGEAAVLREVSPGHYVAGDYGN
- a CDS encoding SDR family oxidoreductase, yielding MSKVICITGASSGIGLATALKFAHEGWTVYAGTRHLKRDQELYRGVENLQFAELEVTEPESIQQVIGRIEQEQGRLDILFCNAGFGYLRALGQAPFPDIQKVFDTNVYGVMHTIRAALPLLRKTGYGHIVATSSVGGLVGQPMNEIYCASKFAVEGLLESLATYYKPQFNIDITLLEPGAISTEFNSTVMGHVASTGGVLEDEYKPVLDAYRAAFLERNVEPQTAESVADVMWELAGQETKPLRLRTSERAEAFVARKVSTDPTGLEGVLSTRKIQLNM